One Deinococcus sp. LM3 DNA segment encodes these proteins:
- a CDS encoding ABC transporter substrate-binding protein, whose product MSHLLFRLRRPCAALLIAAVMGATQGASATSYPLTVTDDLGRSVTLKTQPRRIVSMLPSHTETLIAIGAGAQLIAVDRFSNYPKAAVEKLPKVGSAYQPNIEAIVALKPDLVLADESSGSRLTEKLAQAGLTVYGGTGQTFNEVFEKIAVIGRLTNHEAGATRLVTSMRAELNTLQASVLRLPKVSTYYEIDPSPYSVGPNSFIGTLIARAGGQTIVPAALGDFPKLDPERIVNSNPQVMIGLSLDDARRRPGWTGLQAVKAGRVFAPTPEERDALSRPGPRLPDALRALIRFIHPEALK is encoded by the coding sequence ATGTCCCATCTGCTTTTCCGTCTGCGGCGCCCCTGCGCCGCCCTGCTGATCGCTGCCGTCATGGGCGCCACCCAGGGCGCTTCGGCCACCAGTTACCCGCTGACCGTCACCGACGACCTGGGCCGCAGCGTCACGCTGAAGACCCAGCCGCGCCGCATCGTGTCCATGCTGCCCAGCCACACCGAGACCCTGATCGCCATCGGCGCCGGCGCGCAGCTGATCGCGGTCGACCGGTTCAGCAACTACCCGAAGGCCGCCGTGGAGAAACTCCCGAAAGTCGGCAGCGCCTACCAGCCGAACATCGAGGCGATCGTGGCCCTGAAACCCGACCTGGTGCTGGCCGACGAGTCCAGCGGGTCGCGGCTGACCGAGAAGCTCGCGCAGGCGGGCCTGACCGTGTACGGCGGCACCGGGCAGACCTTCAACGAGGTGTTCGAGAAGATCGCCGTGATCGGCAGACTGACCAACCACGAGGCCGGAGCCACGCGGCTGGTCACGTCCATGCGCGCCGAGCTGAACACCCTGCAGGCCAGCGTGCTGCGCCTCCCGAAGGTCAGCACCTACTACGAGATCGACCCCAGCCCGTACTCGGTCGGGCCGAACTCGTTCATCGGAACGCTGATCGCCAGGGCGGGCGGGCAGACCATCGTGCCGGCCGCGCTGGGCGACTTCCCGAAACTCGACCCGGAACGGATCGTGAACAGCAACCCGCAGGTGATGATTGGCCTGAGCCTCGACGACGCCCGTCGGCGTCCCGGCTGGACCGGACTGCAGGCCGTGAAGGCGGGGCGGGTCTTTGCGCCCACGCCCGAGGAACGCGACGCCCTGAGCCGTCCGGGGCCGCGCCTGCCGGACGCGCTGCGCGCCCTGATCCGATTCATTCACCCGGAGGCCCTGAAGTGA
- a CDS encoding ParA family protein, translating into MRTLTLFNHAGGVMKSSLTRDVGYTLAAAGQRVLLVDLDPQANLTDWLGVTGVTREQTVYDTATRGDALPSPVHVHGLDLIPSDVSLALAEGQMMGVVGAHLHLRQALGTWSDRYDAVLIDSPPSLGQLSILGALAADHLIVPVPTRQKGMNALAGLAEAMATYRKLRPDLTVALYVPTLFDARRSHDREALTALKGLLNPLASPIADRGAVWNDSASAGQPVGVYAPGSPVHRDVLRVTAEIARAAGLNVQIEEAPA; encoded by the coding sequence ATGCGCACCCTGACGCTTTTCAACCACGCTGGCGGAGTCATGAAGTCCAGTCTCACCCGCGACGTCGGCTACACGCTCGCCGCCGCCGGGCAGCGCGTGCTGCTGGTCGACCTCGACCCTCAGGCGAACCTGACCGACTGGCTGGGCGTGACCGGCGTGACGCGCGAACAGACCGTCTACGACACCGCCACCCGCGGTGACGCCCTCCCCTCCCCTGTTCATGTCCACGGACTCGACCTGATTCCCAGCGATGTCTCGCTCGCCCTCGCGGAGGGACAGATGATGGGCGTCGTCGGCGCGCACCTGCACCTGCGCCAGGCACTCGGGACGTGGTCGGACCGCTACGACGCCGTGCTGATCGACAGCCCGCCCAGCCTCGGACAGCTGTCCATCCTGGGCGCCCTCGCTGCCGACCACCTGATCGTGCCCGTGCCCACCCGCCAGAAAGGCATGAACGCCCTGGCCGGACTGGCCGAGGCCATGGCCACCTACCGTAAGCTCCGGCCGGACCTGACGGTCGCGCTGTACGTGCCTACCCTCTTCGACGCCCGCCGCTCGCACGACCGCGAGGCCCTGACCGCCCTGAAGGGCCTGCTGAACCCGCTGGCCAGCCCCATCGCGGACCGCGGCGCCGTCTGGAACGACAGCGCCAGCGCCGGACAGCCGGTCGGTGTGTACGCGCCGGGCTCCCCTGTTCACCGCGACGTGCTGCGCGTCACGGCGGAAATCGCGCGGGCCGCCGGCCTGAACGTGCAGATCGAGGAGGCGCCGGCATGA
- a CDS encoding EAL domain-containing protein, which produces MHPDLPPINWALPVTRTPDLTVRLDPRGIILSAGPAPARLAGQSLQPGQKFTDLFPAMQAWLTWPERPSPGQYPEDTWQVTLGEARVTAHLEQDGDTLCLSLWEQQTGRPDLLEPLLASQHALIGATTVDEVIGVLLDSLSAAVAGGVRLYLHDPQDHALVVHTASTSTQTGQPAGARLPVNADHPAAEVFRTGRPLRLEPSTMPQRYPVLDLSPEAGEVLGLPLHAGERSLGALLLELTAPVPTTDPTFQAGLRLLASSGAAALTRARLFEGVRAAGERSRVLLDTTHDFVWEADADFQVRSPLPQWEAFTGQPFESYRGFGYLAQLTPEARTRYLQLIRDAQDQPRPISFDLPVLGPDGASLYGQVQAVPIHGPDGTLRAWMGTMSDVTERRQMERRQGIIQQVLQQLGTAVEPQELLHAVLHAARAACQGRAAQIVRLTGPRHTVHILAHQAQDRPENPERATFPDRSDVLWSALDSGVPTWITPEGTLRPDYLTQADVRAGSEAVLALPLRTDAGFHVLLLIAGAAAPLSPEVRDHLRWIQPYLGQGAQRALLAWTLKRREEQGRHIIDALDEALVLCTEDGTIRQANGPALQLAGLERVEDMPNIFDPGWQLHDPDGRRLEPSQYPAFTALQTGQAVRDALVRRHLPHSVQWVSMNAVPWQHDGRRGVIVSVKDVTEPHLLRQQLEVQAQQDELTGLPNRRMFNQAVQALTGHRQGGAVLLLDLDRFKLVNDTYGHHIGDDLLQVIARRLQQQVRDGLCSRLAGDEFGVVLPGLTAQAARELVSHLLPLLEQPVSLRGVTLHPQVSIGLCANTDTDWDADAWFKGADLALHDAKQQGRSRWSEYTEILERQHARRVAIEERLRLTLRSGGLTVEYQPIERLGQPGWLDVEALARWEDAELGCVSPTEFIPVAEEAGLMGLLGEQVLRAALTQVRGWSQVTGHPVRVHVNVSGGEMKTPDFALRVARILRETGCQPSQLITELTESEAVGDVQPVLRQLKALQALGVRIALDDFGTGHSSLSMLEQLPVDLVKIDRSFVQNVDATPRRRSLLSAMLRMGEELGVQVIVEGVETAIERQVLDALGVQFVQGYQVSRPVPAAGLIAGPHGLTLAPEIQTLSRNSRKA; this is translated from the coding sequence ATGCACCCTGACCTGCCGCCAATCAACTGGGCGCTTCCAGTCACCCGGACACCCGATCTGACCGTCAGGCTGGATCCCAGGGGGATCATCCTGAGTGCCGGACCGGCGCCGGCCCGACTGGCCGGGCAGTCCCTGCAACCCGGCCAGAAGTTCACGGACCTGTTCCCGGCGATGCAGGCGTGGCTCACATGGCCTGAGCGACCGTCGCCCGGGCAATACCCGGAGGACACGTGGCAGGTCACCCTGGGGGAAGCGCGGGTCACGGCCCACCTCGAACAGGACGGAGACACGCTGTGCCTGAGCCTCTGGGAACAGCAGACAGGCCGCCCGGACCTGCTCGAACCGTTGCTGGCATCGCAGCATGCCCTGATAGGGGCCACCACTGTGGATGAAGTGATCGGTGTCCTGCTGGACTCCCTGAGTGCCGCCGTGGCGGGTGGCGTCCGGCTGTACCTTCATGATCCGCAGGATCACGCACTGGTGGTTCACACCGCATCAACGTCCACGCAGACCGGCCAGCCTGCGGGCGCACGACTCCCGGTGAACGCCGACCATCCCGCCGCCGAGGTGTTCCGCACTGGCCGCCCGCTGCGGCTGGAGCCGTCGACCATGCCCCAGCGGTACCCGGTACTGGACCTGTCTCCCGAAGCCGGCGAGGTGCTCGGCCTGCCCCTTCACGCCGGTGAGCGGTCCCTGGGAGCGCTGTTACTGGAACTCACTGCGCCCGTGCCGACCACAGACCCGACCTTCCAGGCCGGACTGCGCCTGCTGGCCTCGTCCGGCGCGGCGGCCCTGACACGCGCCCGGCTGTTCGAGGGCGTGCGCGCGGCCGGAGAGCGTTCCCGGGTGCTGCTGGACACCACTCACGATTTCGTGTGGGAGGCCGACGCCGACTTTCAGGTCCGCTCTCCACTTCCACAGTGGGAGGCTTTCACGGGACAGCCGTTCGAGTCGTACCGGGGCTTCGGATATCTCGCCCAGCTGACACCCGAGGCCCGCACCCGTTACCTGCAACTGATCCGGGACGCGCAGGACCAGCCGCGTCCCATCAGCTTCGACCTGCCGGTCCTGGGGCCGGACGGCGCGTCCCTGTATGGACAGGTGCAGGCCGTGCCCATCCACGGACCGGACGGAACACTGCGCGCCTGGATGGGCACCATGAGCGACGTCACCGAGCGCCGGCAGATGGAGCGGCGCCAGGGAATCATCCAGCAGGTGCTGCAGCAGCTGGGCACGGCCGTGGAACCACAGGAACTGCTGCATGCCGTTCTGCACGCCGCCCGCGCCGCCTGCCAGGGAAGGGCGGCCCAGATCGTCCGGCTGACCGGGCCCCGCCACACTGTGCATATCCTGGCGCATCAGGCCCAGGACCGGCCAGAGAACCCGGAGCGCGCGACCTTCCCGGACAGAAGTGACGTCCTGTGGAGCGCACTCGACTCCGGCGTGCCCACCTGGATCACGCCGGAAGGAACGCTCCGCCCCGACTACCTCACCCAGGCGGACGTGCGAGCGGGATCGGAAGCCGTCCTGGCTCTTCCGCTGCGGACCGACGCCGGCTTTCACGTGCTGCTGCTGATCGCCGGCGCCGCCGCGCCGCTGTCTCCGGAGGTCCGTGATCACCTGCGCTGGATTCAGCCCTACCTGGGACAGGGCGCGCAGCGGGCCCTGCTGGCCTGGACGCTCAAGCGCCGGGAGGAACAGGGCCGGCACATCATTGACGCTCTGGACGAGGCGCTGGTCCTGTGCACCGAGGACGGCACCATCCGGCAGGCCAACGGCCCGGCCCTTCAACTCGCCGGACTGGAGCGCGTGGAGGACATGCCCAACATCTTCGATCCGGGCTGGCAACTGCACGACCCGGACGGCCGGAGACTCGAACCGTCACAGTACCCGGCGTTCACGGCCCTGCAGACCGGGCAGGCGGTACGCGACGCCCTGGTCCGGCGGCACCTGCCGCACAGCGTGCAGTGGGTCTCCATGAACGCCGTTCCCTGGCAGCACGACGGACGGCGCGGCGTGATCGTCTCCGTGAAGGACGTGACCGAACCTCACCTGCTCCGGCAGCAACTGGAAGTGCAGGCGCAGCAGGACGAACTGACCGGGCTGCCCAACCGCCGGATGTTCAACCAGGCGGTGCAGGCCCTCACCGGACACCGGCAGGGGGGAGCGGTGCTGCTCCTCGACCTGGACCGCTTCAAGCTGGTCAACGACACGTACGGCCATCACATCGGGGACGACCTGCTGCAGGTGATCGCCCGCCGCCTCCAGCAGCAGGTCCGTGACGGGCTGTGCAGCCGGCTCGCCGGAGACGAGTTCGGCGTGGTCCTGCCCGGCCTGACGGCGCAGGCGGCCCGTGAACTGGTCTCCCACCTGCTGCCGCTACTCGAACAGCCGGTCTCGCTGCGGGGCGTCACACTGCACCCGCAGGTATCCATCGGTCTGTGCGCGAACACCGATACCGACTGGGACGCCGACGCGTGGTTCAAGGGAGCTGACCTCGCGCTGCACGACGCCAAACAGCAGGGCCGCAGCCGCTGGAGCGAGTACACGGAGATCCTCGAGCGGCAGCACGCGCGGCGCGTGGCGATCGAGGAACGCCTGCGGCTCACCCTGCGGTCCGGGGGACTGACCGTGGAGTACCAGCCCATCGAGCGCCTTGGTCAGCCGGGCTGGCTGGACGTCGAGGCACTGGCCCGCTGGGAGGACGCCGAACTCGGCTGCGTCTCACCGACCGAGTTCATTCCCGTCGCCGAGGAAGCTGGCCTGATGGGTCTGCTGGGCGAACAGGTCCTGCGCGCCGCGCTGACCCAGGTGCGCGGGTGGAGTCAGGTCACCGGGCATCCGGTCCGCGTGCACGTGAACGTCAGCGGCGGTGAGATGAAAACTCCCGACTTCGCCCTTCGCGTGGCGCGGATTCTGCGGGAAACCGGCTGTCAACCGTCGCAGCTGATCACGGAACTCACCGAATCCGAAGCGGTGGGGGACGTGCAGCCTGTCCTGCGGCAGCTGAAGGCCCTGCAGGCGCTGGGCGTCCGCATCGCGCTCGACGATTTCGGGACCGGCCACTCCAGCCTCAGCATGCTGGAGCAGTTGCCGGTGGACCTGGTGAAGATCGACCGGTCGTTCGTTCAGAACGTCGACGCGACCCCGCGCCGCCGCTCGCTGCTGAGCGCCATGCTGCGCATGGGAGAGGAACTCGGCGTGCAGGTGATCGTCGAGGGCGTCGAGACGGCCATCGAACGACAGGTCCTCGACGCGCTCGGCGTGCAGTTCGTGCAGGGCTATCAGGTGAGTCGACCGGTCCCGGCCGCCGGACTCATCGCCGGGCCACACGGCCTGACCCTCGCCCCGGAGATCCAGACGCTCTCCCGCAATAGCCGCAAGGCATGA
- a CDS encoding ParB/RepB/Spo0J family partition protein gives MTRKTRPVIGARLSGLVAGVDTLAQPATTSLSTALLDPGEFQPRYYFNPDALEDLTRSVREQGVLQPLLVRPTASGRYEIVAGERRWRAARQAGLTEVPVLIRTLSDSEARLAAAVENLQREDLNVMEEVRAKLQVASVTLGVPEDGVVARMFALDRHADTEPELIARLDAAFGALGRESWRSFIRNRAALLNLSEDLQEAVRTGLDYRKALVIGRAERPDLREAMLEAAAAGATVAALREMLRGPAQPTQDVFVTVAQQLRDRRAVTRLDARQRARAEKLLAQLSALLSGQASDTD, from the coding sequence ATGACCCGCAAGACCCGACCCGTCATCGGCGCGCGCCTGAGCGGACTGGTCGCCGGCGTGGACACGCTCGCGCAGCCCGCCACCACCAGCCTCAGCACCGCGCTGCTGGACCCGGGTGAATTCCAGCCCCGCTACTACTTCAACCCGGACGCCCTGGAAGACCTGACCCGCAGTGTCCGGGAACAGGGTGTCCTGCAACCCCTGCTGGTCCGCCCGACCGCGTCCGGTCGCTACGAGATCGTGGCCGGCGAACGCCGCTGGCGCGCCGCCCGTCAGGCCGGCCTGACCGAGGTGCCGGTCCTGATCCGCACCCTGAGCGACAGTGAGGCCCGGCTGGCGGCCGCCGTCGAGAACCTGCAACGCGAGGATCTGAACGTCATGGAAGAGGTCAGGGCCAAACTGCAGGTGGCCTCGGTGACGCTGGGCGTTCCGGAAGACGGCGTGGTCGCGCGCATGTTCGCCCTGGACCGGCATGCCGACACCGAGCCGGAACTGATCGCACGCCTGGACGCCGCCTTCGGGGCGCTGGGCCGGGAATCCTGGCGTTCGTTCATCCGCAACCGGGCCGCCCTGCTGAACCTGTCCGAGGACCTGCAGGAAGCGGTGCGCACCGGACTGGACTACCGCAAGGCCCTGGTCATCGGCCGCGCCGAACGCCCGGACCTGCGGGAAGCCATGCTGGAAGCCGCCGCGGCCGGCGCGACCGTCGCGGCGCTGCGTGAGATGCTGCGCGGACCCGCACAACCCACCCAGGACGTGTTCGTCACGGTGGCCCAGCAGCTGCGCGACCGCCGCGCCGTGACGCGCCTTGACGCCCGGCAGCGTGCCCGCGCGGAGAAACTGCTCGCGCAACTCAGCGCCCTGCTGAGCGGGCAGGCCAGCGACACCGACTGA
- a CDS encoding efflux RND transporter permease subunit: MSTHDPEDFLSKPGATLPDGTPEPPVHPLVRFSVKNYVFSIGIFVMIVLAGLVTTLRLGVELLPNFEVPILAVSTSYPGANPDQVDREVSRRVEDAVSTLAGVVDINTTSVSNQSAVIITFSDDTNIDSAANSVSQAVAAIRGILPDGSEAPVVQKFDPNATPILSLALLGGSNPPDEVTTYAEDVLVPRLERVEGVADVTVSGGPERQVQVLLDPARLQSYNLTPARVTQAIGASALDLPAGTVERGGVETQFSTRNTPRSAQDVARITVDASTGLQVSDVATVRDGAVSAASLARVNGQPAVLLSVRKGSGTNSVAVTDNVRAAMEAQRLPAGYSLSLASDTTRETRATVSDTFKEFLIAIVAVGVICLLFLGRLTTVLSVVLAIPISISAAPLLFGLLGFTFNIISLLAIIVAIGIVVDDSIVVGENVQRYRDMGYSPIRSVLLGGSEVFSAVTAASLALLAVLIPLSLMPGILGQFFSQFGLGIAAAIVLSWLESLLFLTVRMAYTRDPEPIGWAQVPGVLGRFPALLVAALSGVKTLGGLLWLALTGVLGTVALSRAGLALPVALGVAALLAPLILAVVRYLLSSLLAVLEAVTGTLHGLTNGAVQGVARRYARSLNGTLNRPWLVMLIAGAFLFSAPLALRGVGFAFTPKTDSGSLNVSVTLPTGTDLETTNRLTRQVEDLLLARPEVRLIETSVGAGRATGGNNANESALAVTLVSKEERPGIEALVEEFGQELQPIAASVPGSTVSVATQQNGPGGSADITLALTAPNQALLLERNRELVRLLSQDPNLRTVDSSLSATRQERTFLPDTTKLAGTGLSASDVAQALRTYNDGSTAGSVRDGDRSVNIVVRLDPSLIQDEQSLLSQTVFSPGLNANVPLSQLGSFSVSQAPATLSRLNKAYTATIDLNLVPGGPNAFAYQGEIVKAAEEAGILRDGVTLGNASAFGSAGLTGDLVFYGPVLMVVAILLTYLVLGSQFNSFRYPIYLLLPIPLAVVGALWSLSLFGVDLDVITVLGMVILLGLSTKNSILYLEFVTERARTLPLREALVEAAELRFRPILMTTLTVLVISIPLILGQGDGAEFRRGLGIVILGGVVTSTLLTFYVVPSVFWQFERRRQKTVPAPAPGPSLSAGD; encoded by the coding sequence GTGAGTACCCACGACCCGGAAGACTTCCTCTCGAAGCCCGGCGCGACCCTGCCGGACGGCACGCCGGAACCGCCGGTGCATCCGCTGGTGCGCTTCAGCGTCAAGAATTACGTGTTCTCGATCGGCATCTTCGTGATGATCGTGCTGGCCGGTCTGGTCACCACGCTGCGGCTGGGCGTGGAACTCCTGCCGAACTTCGAGGTGCCGATCCTGGCGGTCAGCACCTCCTACCCCGGCGCGAACCCCGATCAGGTGGACCGCGAGGTCAGCCGCCGCGTCGAGGACGCCGTCAGCACCCTGGCGGGCGTGGTGGACATCAACACCACCTCGGTCAGTAACCAGTCGGCGGTCATCATCACCTTCAGTGACGACACGAACATCGACTCGGCCGCGAACTCGGTGTCGCAGGCGGTCGCCGCGATCCGGGGCATCCTGCCGGACGGCAGTGAAGCGCCGGTCGTGCAGAAGTTCGACCCGAACGCCACGCCGATCCTCAGCCTCGCGCTGCTGGGCGGCAGCAACCCGCCCGACGAGGTCACCACCTACGCCGAGGACGTGCTCGTGCCGCGCCTCGAACGCGTCGAGGGCGTGGCGGACGTGACGGTCAGCGGCGGCCCGGAACGGCAGGTGCAGGTGCTGCTCGACCCGGCGCGGCTGCAGTCGTACAACCTCACGCCGGCCCGCGTGACGCAGGCCATCGGTGCCAGCGCCCTGGACCTGCCGGCCGGGACGGTCGAGCGCGGCGGTGTGGAAACGCAGTTCTCGACCCGCAACACGCCCCGCAGCGCGCAGGACGTGGCGCGCATCACGGTGGACGCCAGCACGGGCCTGCAGGTGTCCGACGTGGCCACCGTCCGCGACGGCGCGGTCAGCGCGGCCAGTCTGGCGCGCGTGAACGGTCAGCCGGCGGTGCTGCTCAGCGTCCGCAAGGGCAGCGGAACCAACTCGGTCGCCGTGACCGACAACGTGCGCGCCGCGATGGAAGCGCAGCGGCTGCCGGCGGGCTACAGCCTGAGCCTGGCGAGCGACACCACCCGCGAGACCCGCGCGACGGTCAGCGACACCTTCAAGGAGTTCCTGATCGCGATTGTGGCGGTGGGCGTGATCTGCCTGCTGTTCCTGGGCCGCCTGACCACCGTGCTGTCGGTGGTGCTGGCCATTCCGATCTCGATCAGCGCCGCGCCGCTGCTGTTCGGGCTGCTGGGCTTCACGTTCAACATCATCTCGCTGCTGGCGATCATCGTCGCCATCGGCATCGTCGTGGACGACTCGATCGTGGTGGGCGAGAACGTGCAGCGTTACCGCGACATGGGGTACTCCCCTATCCGCAGCGTGCTGCTGGGGGGCAGTGAGGTCTTCTCGGCCGTGACCGCCGCGAGCCTCGCACTGCTGGCGGTGCTGATTCCCCTGAGCCTGATGCCGGGCATTCTGGGGCAGTTCTTCAGTCAGTTCGGGCTGGGCATCGCGGCCGCCATCGTGCTGTCGTGGCTGGAGAGCCTGCTGTTCCTGACGGTCCGCATGGCCTACACCCGCGACCCCGAACCGATCGGCTGGGCGCAGGTGCCGGGCGTTCTGGGCCGCTTCCCGGCGCTGCTGGTGGCTGCACTGAGCGGCGTGAAGACGCTCGGCGGCCTGCTGTGGCTGGCCCTGACCGGCGTGCTGGGCACCGTGGCCCTGTCCCGCGCCGGTCTGGCGCTGCCGGTCGCCCTGGGAGTCGCCGCGCTGCTCGCGCCGCTGATCCTGGCGGTCGTGCGTTACCTGCTCAGTTCTCTGCTGGCGGTCCTGGAAGCCGTCACCGGCACCCTGCACGGCCTGACGAACGGCGCGGTGCAGGGCGTGGCCCGCCGCTACGCCCGCAGCCTCAACGGCACCCTGAACCGGCCCTGGCTGGTCATGCTGATCGCGGGCGCGTTCCTGTTCAGCGCTCCGCTGGCGCTGCGCGGCGTGGGCTTCGCCTTCACGCCCAAGACCGACAGCGGCAGCCTCAACGTGTCCGTGACCCTGCCGACCGGCACGGACCTGGAAACCACCAACCGTCTCACCCGTCAGGTCGAGGACCTGCTGCTGGCCCGCCCCGAGGTGCGCCTGATCGAAACCAGCGTCGGCGCGGGCCGCGCGACCGGGGGGAACAACGCCAACGAGAGCGCCCTGGCCGTCACCCTGGTCAGCAAGGAGGAGCGGCCGGGGATCGAGGCGCTCGTCGAGGAGTTCGGTCAGGAACTGCAGCCCATCGCGGCCAGCGTACCCGGCAGCACGGTCAGCGTCGCCACCCAGCAGAACGGACCGGGCGGCAGCGCCGACATCACGCTGGCCCTCACCGCCCCGAATCAGGCGCTGCTGCTGGAACGCAACCGCGAACTGGTGCGCCTGCTGTCGCAGGACCCGAACCTGCGGACCGTGGACAGCAGCCTGAGCGCCACCCGGCAGGAACGGACCTTCCTGCCCGACACCACCAAACTGGCCGGCACCGGCCTGAGCGCCAGCGACGTCGCGCAGGCCCTGCGCACCTACAACGACGGCAGCACCGCCGGCAGCGTCCGCGACGGCGACCGCAGCGTGAACATCGTCGTGCGCCTCGATCCGTCCCTGATTCAGGACGAGCAGAGCCTGCTCTCCCAGACGGTGTTCTCGCCGGGCCTGAACGCCAACGTCCCGCTCTCGCAGCTGGGGTCGTTCAGCGTGTCGCAGGCTCCGGCGACCCTCAGCCGCCTGAACAAGGCCTACACCGCCACCATCGACCTGAATCTGGTGCCGGGCGGCCCGAACGCCTTCGCGTACCAGGGCGAGATCGTGAAGGCCGCCGAGGAGGCCGGCATCCTGCGTGACGGCGTGACCCTCGGGAACGCCAGCGCCTTCGGCAGCGCCGGCCTGACCGGGGACCTCGTGTTCTACGGACCGGTCCTGATGGTCGTGGCGATCCTGCTGACGTACCTCGTGCTGGGCAGTCAGTTCAACTCGTTCCGCTACCCGATCTACCTGCTGCTGCCCATTCCGCTGGCGGTGGTCGGGGCGCTCTGGAGCCTCAGCCTGTTTGGCGTGGACCTCGACGTGATCACGGTGCTCGGCATGGTGATCCTGCTGGGCCTGTCCACCAAGAACTCGATCCTGTACCTGGAGTTCGTCACCGAACGCGCCCGCACCCTGCCGCTGCGCGAGGCGCTGGTCGAGGCGGCCGAGCTGCGCTTCCGGCCGATCCTGATGACCACCCTGACGGTCCTGGTGATCAGCATCCCGCTGATCCTGGGCCAGGGGGACGGCGCCGAGTTCCGCCGGGGCCTGGGGATCGTGATCCTGGGCGGCGTGGTCACCTCGACCCTGCTGACCTTCTACGTGGTGCCCAGCGTGTTCTGGCAGTTCGAACGCCGCCGCCAGAAGACGGTGCCCGCACCGGCTCCCGGTCCGTCCCTCTCCGCCGGAGACTGA
- a CDS encoding replication initiator protein A — protein MADKGIKRFDELNIARLSLISVQERIPADYRDWSVELEDGDRRYRVTCQALPEYGVPHGIDTDISAALVNLYIDQGSPADGAVTCTPYQLLQMAGLDTSGRYYASLDESLKRLTTTTYFISEGWRDHPRGRWTNVNFRYIDRIEFTSGEAEKLDASSVLRITLPQEISRSVRAGYIKSLDLSFMQTLKRPPTRALYRLLDAQRRDPENPDAVAMAYQVGLMEWAEACKIVTDRPSMAQRTLDAAHEELIEKGFLKNVEYLGRGKKKLLQYTFGEAFIPPDPALLQELADLGVTQTRALQLVREHGEQTVDDAVVRCKAILAAGYKPRSKPAFFVDVLKNPGKYQLPEGVSESRKGTSKAQQAKLRPSGQPSLFEAPLRASEEEVDADALLRGEPREKQVEEVMRTLTFLLRNDLKLQELDTLRLALDEGLEDPLEIKAWAIKGISGGQKSTVVRDLRTRLAVKMQALRDQPPTPGH, from the coding sequence GTGGCCGACAAGGGAATCAAACGCTTCGACGAACTCAACATCGCCCGGTTGAGTCTGATCAGCGTGCAGGAACGCATTCCGGCCGACTACCGGGACTGGAGCGTCGAGCTCGAGGACGGCGACCGCCGCTACCGCGTGACCTGTCAGGCCCTGCCCGAATACGGCGTCCCGCACGGCATAGACACCGACATCAGTGCCGCGCTGGTCAACCTGTACATCGACCAGGGATCACCGGCAGACGGCGCGGTGACCTGCACGCCGTACCAGCTGCTGCAGATGGCCGGACTGGACACCAGCGGCCGGTACTACGCCTCACTGGATGAAAGCCTGAAACGCCTGACCACCACGACGTATTTCATTTCCGAAGGGTGGCGCGACCATCCACGGGGCCGCTGGACGAACGTGAATTTCCGGTACATCGACCGCATCGAGTTCACCTCCGGGGAGGCCGAGAAGCTCGACGCGTCCAGCGTGCTGCGCATCACGTTGCCGCAGGAGATCTCGCGCAGCGTGCGCGCCGGGTACATCAAATCACTGGACCTGTCGTTCATGCAGACCCTCAAGCGCCCCCCGACACGGGCGCTGTACCGCCTGCTTGACGCCCAGCGCCGCGACCCGGAAAACCCGGACGCGGTGGCGATGGCCTACCAGGTGGGCCTGATGGAGTGGGCGGAGGCCTGCAAGATCGTGACCGACCGGCCCAGCATGGCGCAGCGCACCCTGGACGCCGCCCACGAGGAACTGATCGAGAAGGGCTTCCTGAAGAACGTCGAGTACCTGGGGCGCGGGAAGAAAAAGCTGCTGCAGTACACCTTCGGTGAGGCGTTCATTCCGCCGGATCCGGCCCTGCTGCAGGAACTCGCGGATCTGGGCGTCACGCAGACCCGCGCGCTGCAACTCGTGCGTGAGCACGGCGAGCAGACGGTGGACGACGCGGTCGTGCGCTGCAAGGCGATCCTGGCGGCGGGGTACAAGCCACGGTCAAAACCGGCCTTCTTCGTGGACGTTCTGAAGAACCCAGGCAAGTACCAGCTGCCCGAAGGGGTCTCTGAGTCCCGGAAAGGCACCAGCAAGGCGCAGCAGGCCAAGCTGCGCCCCTCGGGTCAGCCCAGCCTGTTCGAGGCCCCTTTACGGGCTTCTGAGGAAGAAGTAGACGCGGACGCCCTGCTGCGGGGCGAGCCGCGCGAGAAACAGGTCGAGGAAGTCATGCGCACCCTGACCTTCCTGCTGCGGAACGACCTCAAACTCCAGGAACTCGACACGCTGCGGCTGGCACTCGACGAGGGCCTGGAAGACCCGCTGGAGATCAAGGCCTGGGCCATCAAGGGCATCAGCGGCGGCCAGAAGAGCACCGTCGTGCGCGACCTGCGCACCCGTCTGGCCGTCAAGATGCAGGCACTCAGGGACCAGCCGCCGACGCCCGGGCACTGA